One genomic window of Candidatus Pseudobacter hemicellulosilyticus includes the following:
- a CDS encoding HmuY family protein, whose translation MSHHFHTRLLAIPAFILLLFVTACSKDSGDNDPEPEEPPKVVVTGVYSLTDVAADTVANSGSQAKPMYFSLEDNRVVSENLKQTDKWDIAFTGTYNSNIAINNGSIVASPGYGGPGKGAIYMEKFSDIDDQYYDSPNKPIKSIPGKALFNEAFTRVKAGPAAADFKKIALIGLDYFSGSEDGWAYYDFYGQLFPGSDASLVAHVSYTLPRPIIVKTAKGNYAKIVVYSVYKGAPAVPSRNYKPGYVTFKYAIQKDGTANLDISE comes from the coding sequence ATGTCCCATCATTTCCATACCCGCCTGCTGGCGATCCCAGCTTTTATACTCCTTTTGTTCGTTACGGCCTGCAGCAAAGATTCCGGCGATAATGATCCCGAACCCGAAGAGCCACCGAAAGTAGTGGTCACCGGTGTGTACAGTCTCACAGATGTGGCAGCTGACACCGTAGCCAATTCAGGCTCCCAGGCCAAGCCTATGTACTTTAGCCTGGAAGATAACCGCGTGGTTTCGGAAAATCTCAAGCAGACCGATAAATGGGATATCGCTTTTACTGGCACTTATAACAGTAATATCGCTATCAATAATGGCAGCATTGTGGCCAGCCCCGGATATGGCGGCCCCGGTAAAGGTGCTATCTATATGGAGAAGTTCAGCGATATCGACGATCAGTATTACGACTCGCCCAATAAACCTATCAAGTCCATCCCTGGCAAAGCGCTGTTCAACGAAGCGTTCACCAGGGTGAAGGCTGGCCCCGCAGCGGCCGACTTCAAGAAGATCGCGCTGATAGGGCTGGACTATTTCAGCGGCAGTGAAGACGGCTGGGCCTATTATGACTTCTATGGCCAGCTGTTCCCTGGTAGCGATGCCAGCCTGGTAGCGCATGTATCCTATACCCTGCCCCGCCCTATTATTGTAAAGACAGCCAAAGGCAACTATGCCAAGATCGTGGTATACAGCGTATATAAAGGCGCTCCAGCAGTGCCTTCCCGCAACTACAAGCCTGGCTATGTGACCTTTAAGTATGCCATCCAGAAAGACGGCACAGCCAACCTGGACATCTCAGAATAA
- a CDS encoding DUF4974 domain-containing protein: protein MLTSSSVIAALILKYFNGELLPLESEKLSNWRQQNDQNEALFQELIHPNSLFQLSKHKEELQERLWNRINYSLERGQEEGQNPSIFSYKVWFLALKVAAVFILLAGAFWLYFDRLPGKDGKSIVSPTIVYGDTISLRAVPILTLANGDRIPLGDTSEGLIAAESDFQVFRKNGLVRYQNLNPDKDRVPNEFNTVSTPAGSQYRLLLSDGSQVWLNANSSIKIPPSFGADNRSVQITGEVFFQIDAKRDKPFYVDIVEKGDLPAIRVKVLGTSFNVKAYAEESVIRTTLITGALEVYSTANRSLSEKRIVIKPDQQAIIYTSGKVKVEEIGTHAAVAWKEGVFQFREAPVAEIMNEISRWYNVEIIYKGNIPDLLVTGDASRKIELDKLLNIIALSGVNCALRDHKVIVYGN from the coding sequence ATGTTGACGAGTTCCTCAGTAATTGCAGCGTTGATCCTTAAATACTTTAATGGTGAATTATTACCATTAGAGTCTGAAAAGCTTTCAAATTGGCGCCAGCAGAATGACCAGAATGAAGCATTGTTTCAAGAGCTTATTCATCCAAATTCTTTATTTCAGCTTTCAAAACATAAGGAAGAATTGCAGGAACGGCTTTGGAATAGGATCAATTATTCTTTAGAAAGGGGCCAGGAAGAGGGACAGAATCCTTCTATTTTTTCTTATAAAGTTTGGTTTCTTGCTTTGAAGGTAGCTGCTGTTTTCATTCTCCTTGCTGGCGCTTTTTGGTTATATTTTGATAGGTTACCTGGAAAGGATGGGAAGTCAATCGTATCGCCTACTATTGTCTATGGCGATACTATATCCCTGAGGGCTGTACCCATTTTAACATTAGCAAATGGTGATAGAATACCTCTTGGTGACACAAGTGAGGGATTGATCGCTGCTGAGAGTGATTTTCAGGTATTTCGGAAAAATGGACTTGTGCGATATCAAAATTTAAATCCTGATAAGGATCGTGTTCCGAACGAGTTTAATACTGTTTCAACGCCAGCTGGAAGTCAATACAGACTTTTGTTGTCGGATGGAAGCCAGGTCTGGTTGAATGCAAATTCATCTATTAAGATCCCTCCGTCATTTGGTGCAGATAACAGGAGTGTGCAGATCACTGGTGAAGTGTTTTTTCAGATTGATGCCAAAAGGGATAAGCCGTTCTATGTTGATATAGTTGAAAAGGGCGATTTGCCAGCTATAAGGGTTAAGGTTCTCGGAACCAGTTTTAATGTCAAAGCTTATGCTGAAGAGTCTGTCATTAGAACGACTTTGATCACTGGTGCATTAGAAGTTTATTCTACTGCGAATAGATCTTTATCAGAAAAGAGAATTGTTATCAAGCCAGACCAGCAGGCTATAATCTATACATCTGGCAAGGTTAAAGTTGAGGAAATCGGTACTCATGCTGCTGTTGCCTGGAAGGAAGGTGTGTTTCAATTCAGAGAGGCTCCAGTTGCTGAAATCATGAATGAAATATCACGTTGGTATAACGTGGAAATTATCTATAAAGGCAATATTCCTGACCTTCTCGTAACAGGCGATGCATCTCGGAAAATAGAATTGGATAAGTTACTAAACATAATAGCTTTAAGTGGTGTCAATTGTGCATTAAGAGACCATAAAGTGATTGTTTATGGAAATTGA
- a CDS encoding prolyl oligopeptidase family serine peptidase, which produces MKRILLFVVWLTIAHFSFSQFKSEANKPNLTIDNCKNWKVAVNGKVSNDGNYILYSIINDPGPGMVRNFVKSTKKEWEKEIFNAIKIDFSDDGKQLIWKTSRDSIIIWRIDKNETEIIPDVLEYQLRLIDAKECIMYRSKDRKDELVIRELFSKRQKYFNNVLSFQFSNDNRQLLIELAKNDSISSFKLMNNLTGNAVDIFEGKRAVATNFTFSNNGDKLAFFVEGEQSQKYLLYYYADNIPYAKLLLSDKDLLLENNKIDNSRIEFTLKDDALIINLKPTSLPPQNSDGVAVDVWSYLDTELQSVQFDKLKYPVVFAAAVRIVDGSIVRLERDNEKIVGLLRDHALVQHGYGNEGVFEANWNSAARYSFSLVSLYDGSRILIKDGIINPQNVVGISPNGNWLIYYDESAGNYFCYEYFTGIKRNITEEINTNWKIKDDDHPEKGVAWKTSIPSWLMNDDCVLIYDSYDIWLVDPKKIRKPENITRNLGSKMGIRFSLADIKNDLGKASLKRGASILLRAVDTKSKDRGFYRVKLGSSDKPEKLTMGPYIFGEWAVFSSYNEYVEPILRARDCNTYLLRRMSATSMLNYEITKDFVQYKKVTDLQPQLKFNWLTTELIRYKLPSGRLNEGILYKPENFDSSKKYPVIFDYYEIRSDELNLYIPPHASDARINIPLFVSNGYLVFVPDIHYVVGNPGESAYESLVSAAKYLSGKHFVDTKKLGLQGHSWGGYQTNYIISRTDLFSAACSAAGYSNLISWYGSAARGSYPQYSLEREQGRMGGTPWEIPANYIANSPIFNADKISTPLLMMNNKNDRVVYFSQGLELFTALRRLGKKVWMLQYDEGGHSLMPDKNGEDFHKRMMQFFDHYLKDKPMPEWMKKGIPAKLKGRTDGMKMDSE; this is translated from the coding sequence ATGAAGCGGATATTGTTGTTTGTAGTTTGGTTGACGATTGCTCATTTTAGCTTTTCTCAATTCAAAAGCGAGGCTAATAAGCCTAATCTTACGATTGATAATTGCAAGAACTGGAAAGTGGCGGTTAATGGTAAGGTGAGTAATGATGGCAATTATATCCTGTATTCAATTATCAATGATCCTGGCCCTGGCATGGTTCGAAATTTTGTCAAGAGTACAAAGAAGGAATGGGAAAAAGAGATATTTAATGCGATTAAGATAGACTTTAGTGATGATGGAAAGCAATTAATTTGGAAGACAAGTCGTGACTCAATAATAATATGGAGAATTGATAAAAATGAGACTGAAATCATTCCTGATGTATTGGAGTATCAGTTAAGGTTGATCGATGCGAAGGAGTGCATTATGTACAGGAGTAAAGATAGAAAGGATGAATTAGTAATAAGAGAATTGTTCTCCAAAAGACAAAAGTATTTCAATAATGTACTTAGTTTTCAATTTTCAAACGATAATAGGCAATTGCTAATTGAGTTGGCGAAGAATGATAGCATTAGCTCCTTCAAATTGATGAATAATCTAACTGGAAATGCTGTAGATATTTTTGAAGGGAAAAGGGCCGTAGCGACAAATTTTACATTTAGTAACAATGGGGATAAATTGGCGTTTTTTGTTGAAGGCGAGCAGAGCCAGAAATACTTATTGTATTATTATGCTGATAATATTCCTTATGCTAAGTTACTCTTATCAGACAAAGATTTGTTATTGGAAAATAATAAAATTGATAATTCCAGGATCGAATTTACTCTAAAGGATGATGCACTGATTATTAATCTTAAACCTACTTCGTTACCTCCGCAGAATTCAGATGGCGTCGCTGTGGACGTTTGGAGTTATTTGGATACCGAATTGCAGTCTGTTCAATTCGACAAATTAAAATATCCAGTTGTTTTTGCTGCTGCAGTGAGAATTGTTGATGGAAGTATTGTTCGTTTGGAAAGGGATAATGAAAAGATTGTTGGGTTACTGCGGGATCATGCACTTGTTCAGCATGGTTATGGAAATGAGGGCGTTTTTGAGGCTAATTGGAATTCTGCTGCCAGGTATTCATTTTCATTGGTTTCATTGTATGATGGATCGAGAATACTTATTAAGGATGGTATTATTAACCCTCAAAATGTAGTGGGTATTTCTCCCAATGGTAATTGGTTAATTTATTATGATGAAAGTGCTGGCAATTATTTTTGCTACGAGTACTTTACGGGTATTAAGAGAAATATAACTGAAGAAATAAATACTAACTGGAAAATAAAGGATGATGATCATCCAGAGAAGGGTGTTGCCTGGAAGACAAGTATACCAAGTTGGTTGATGAATGATGATTGCGTTCTTATCTATGATTCCTACGATATATGGTTAGTTGACCCAAAAAAAATCAGAAAACCAGAAAATATAACTCGCAATTTAGGTAGTAAAATGGGAATAAGGTTTAGTTTGGCCGACATTAAGAATGATCTGGGTAAGGCATCATTAAAAAGGGGGGCTTCAATATTATTAAGGGCTGTTGATACGAAATCAAAGGATAGAGGATTTTATAGGGTAAAGTTAGGATCGTCAGATAAACCGGAAAAGCTTACTATGGGGCCTTATATTTTTGGTGAATGGGCTGTTTTTAGTAGTTATAATGAGTATGTTGAGCCTATTCTAAGAGCTAGGGATTGCAATACTTATTTGCTGCGTAGAATGAGTGCTACAAGTATGTTGAATTATGAAATCACAAAGGATTTTGTTCAATATAAAAAAGTAACCGATTTGCAACCTCAACTAAAGTTTAATTGGTTAACCACAGAGCTAATACGATATAAACTCCCATCAGGAAGATTAAATGAAGGCATACTTTATAAACCGGAAAATTTTGATTCTTCGAAGAAGTACCCGGTGATTTTTGACTATTACGAAATTCGTTCTGATGAATTAAATCTTTATATACCACCACATGCGTCTGATGCTCGTATAAATATACCTCTATTTGTAAGCAATGGGTATCTAGTGTTTGTCCCAGATATTCATTATGTTGTAGGTAATCCTGGGGAAAGCGCTTATGAATCTCTTGTGTCAGCAGCGAAGTATTTGTCTGGGAAACACTTTGTTGATACAAAAAAGTTAGGATTGCAAGGCCACAGTTGGGGGGGGTATCAAACCAATTACATAATATCTCGTACTGATTTATTTTCTGCTGCATGTTCGGCTGCAGGGTATAGTAACCTGATCAGCTGGTATGGTTCCGCTGCAAGGGGAAGTTACCCTCAATACTCATTAGAAAGAGAACAGGGGCGAATGGGGGGAACTCCCTGGGAAATTCCTGCCAATTATATAGCAAACTCTCCCATATTCAATGCAGATAAAATTTCTACCCCCTTACTCATGATGAATAATAAGAATGATAGGGTCGTTTATTTTTCACAAGGGCTTGAATTATTTACAGCTCTACGGCGTTTAGGGAAAAAAGTGTGGATGCTGCAGTATGATGAAGGGGGACATTCCCTTATGCCGGACAAAAATGGGGAGGATTTTCATAAACGAATGATGCAGTTCTTTGATCATTATCTGAAGGACAAGCCAATGCCGGAATGGATGAAAAAGGGCATTCCTGCGAAGCTTAAAGGAAGAACAGATGGAATGAAAATGGATAGCGAGTGA
- a CDS encoding fibrobacter succinogenes major paralogous domain-containing protein: MRSLRLIAPICLLFLLNAACKKDNKQSLATISTMAISNISGGEAQSGGTVIDNGGSGITKKGICWSIEPSPDLADSTAESGTGSANFIINITGLSANTIYYVRAFAMNGKGTAYGNELSFSTGAGLPTVTTSTISNIVPLTAAGGGSIINNGGADITARGVCWSTSPNPTIAGFKTEDGNGNGTFTSSLTPLASETVYYIRAYATNSYGTAYGHEVNFKAAAASTVTDVEGNVYTYVTINGIKWMSNNLKTSKYANGDAITDGSVNNFDWLTNTSGAYAYPGGEITNNGFYGKYYNIKAVRDARGICPTGWHIPTDDDWKSMELSQGMPQDEINLRGHRGTIAAKLKEGGFSGLNLVNAGYLFLGGSIGSYVGLNVIGEYWTSTDLDAYNYFRAINIPNGSPDAIYRSYSFNPQSVRCIQK, from the coding sequence ATGAGAAGCTTGCGATTAATTGCCCCAATTTGCTTACTTTTTTTATTAAATGCCGCTTGCAAGAAAGATAACAAACAAAGCCTGGCAACTATAAGCACAATGGCTATTTCAAATATTTCAGGAGGTGAAGCTCAGAGTGGAGGAACAGTGATAGATAATGGAGGATCTGGCATTACAAAAAAAGGAATTTGCTGGTCCATAGAGCCATCCCCAGACCTTGCTGACAGCACTGCAGAATCTGGGACCGGGAGTGCCAATTTCATAATTAATATAACCGGCCTTTCCGCTAACACTATATATTATGTTCGTGCTTTCGCAATGAATGGAAAAGGTACCGCCTATGGGAATGAATTAAGCTTTTCTACAGGAGCAGGCTTACCCACAGTGACAACATCGACTATCAGTAATATCGTCCCCTTGACAGCTGCGGGAGGAGGGAGTATCATTAACAATGGCGGGGCTGACATCACTGCACGAGGTGTTTGCTGGTCTACTTCGCCTAACCCTACAATTGCTGGATTCAAAACTGAAGACGGCAATGGTAACGGAACATTCACCAGTAGTCTGACACCACTGGCATCTGAAACAGTGTATTATATCAGGGCATATGCCACCAATAGTTATGGTACAGCCTATGGCCACGAAGTAAATTTTAAGGCAGCCGCAGCCAGCACGGTGACTGATGTAGAAGGAAATGTTTACACTTATGTTACTATCAACGGAATTAAATGGATGTCTAACAACCTTAAAACGTCAAAATATGCAAATGGAGATGCTATTACAGACGGTTCTGTAAATAATTTCGATTGGTTAACTAATACAAGCGGTGCATACGCCTATCCAGGTGGAGAGATAACAAATAATGGCTTCTATGGCAAATATTATAATATAAAAGCAGTAAGAGATGCACGGGGGATATGCCCAACAGGATGGCATATTCCCACTGATGATGATTGGAAGTCAATGGAACTATCTCAGGGCATGCCACAGGATGAAATTAATCTTAGAGGCCACCGAGGTACAATTGCCGCTAAATTAAAAGAAGGAGGCTTTTCGGGTCTTAACCTTGTAAATGCTGGATATTTATTCTTAGGTGGCAGCATAGGATCTTATGTGGGACTCAACGTGATAGGTGAATATTGGACTTCTACAGACTTAGATGCATATAATTATTTCCGGGCAATTAATATTCCTAATGGATCCCCAGATGCTATATATAGAAGCTACAGTTTTAATCCCCAATCAGTTCGATGTATTCAGAAATAA
- a CDS encoding thioredoxin fold domain-containing protein, translating to MQNRIVLLFFFLMESVLIQAQTSIGVKYATGGIRFVQGLNWQAVKYRAKIEGKFIFVDCYTTWCGPCKKMENNVYSQERVGDFFNKSFISVKVQMDTSKNDENNTKEWYEDARNIMDQFKVNAFPTFLYFSPDGNLVNRVIGAYEADAFLDVSRKAVDPENNYLLLFTHFESGRRDPAEMVKIASKAMELGDTGIAQQVAKAYLELPGIRNVINKENIEFARQFTQSTADKGFRYFYDNVDRINQLMNNKNYAQSVVSAFIYREIMSPAEIKAKETNAEPDWEIIHRRISKKYSGEYADRIIISAKGAWAKWNRNYAEYSKYLVELVDKYTAPPAGHPMEDFIWNNYAWEIFLNSKNEKELEMALSWSAKAVLAAPMSNWIDTYANILYKLGRVKLAMGWQEIAIKLCADNPAEFQSNLEKMKQGKPTWPDR from the coding sequence ATGCAAAATAGAATTGTTCTATTGTTTTTCTTTTTGATGGAAAGTGTTTTGATACAAGCACAAACAAGTATAGGAGTAAAATATGCTACAGGAGGAATAAGGTTTGTACAGGGGCTGAATTGGCAAGCCGTAAAGTACAGGGCTAAAATAGAAGGAAAGTTTATTTTCGTGGATTGTTATACAACCTGGTGTGGCCCCTGTAAAAAAATGGAGAATAATGTATACTCTCAGGAAAGAGTTGGTGATTTCTTTAACAAAAGCTTTATTTCGGTAAAAGTCCAGATGGATACTTCTAAAAATGATGAGAATAATACTAAGGAATGGTATGAAGATGCCAGAAATATCATGGACCAGTTTAAAGTTAATGCTTTCCCGACCTTTTTATATTTTTCGCCAGATGGTAATTTAGTAAACCGTGTTATTGGTGCTTATGAGGCAGATGCTTTCCTGGATGTATCCCGCAAGGCTGTCGATCCGGAAAATAACTATTTATTATTGTTTACACATTTTGAGAGCGGACGAAGGGATCCCGCCGAGATGGTAAAAATTGCCTCAAAAGCAATGGAATTAGGTGATACAGGCATAGCTCAGCAGGTTGCTAAAGCTTACTTGGAGTTGCCGGGAATTCGTAATGTAATTAATAAGGAGAATATTGAATTTGCCCGTCAATTTACACAGTCAACTGCGGATAAGGGATTTAGATATTTTTATGATAACGTTGATAGGATAAACCAACTAATGAATAATAAGAATTATGCTCAATCTGTAGTGAGTGCTTTTATATATCGGGAAATTATGTCTCCAGCTGAAATTAAAGCTAAAGAGACAAATGCTGAGCCAGACTGGGAAATTATTCACAGACGAATATCAAAGAAGTACTCAGGAGAATATGCAGATAGGATCATTATTTCTGCCAAAGGGGCTTGGGCCAAATGGAATCGTAACTATGCAGAGTATAGTAAGTATTTGGTTGAATTGGTTGATAAATATACTGCCCCGCCAGCCGGACATCCGATGGAAGATTTTATCTGGAACAATTATGCCTGGGAAATTTTCTTAAATAGCAAAAATGAAAAAGAACTGGAAATGGCCTTATCATGGAGCGCTAAAGCTGTTTTGGCGGCTCCTATGTCTAATTGGATTGATACTTATGCCAATATATTATATAAATTAGGTCGTGTTAAGTTAGCGATGGGATGGCAGGAAATTGCTATTAAATTATGTGCAGATAATCCTGCTGAATTCCAAAGCAATCTTGAAAAGATGAAACAAGGAAAACCGACTTGGCCAGATAGGTAA
- a CDS encoding diheme cytochrome c-553, with the protein MKRKVPVIIAAIILAGYVISACGSSAPAQPASLQSSDTVTESPIARGQYLVTVIGCGDCHSPKVMTPMGPAPDTGRALSGHPADMPLGAIDKKALGSWVLFNHMTTAVVGPWGVSFAANLTSDTTGIGTWSEKQFFTAMRKGKFKGLEGGRPLLPPMPWQNYGGMSDEDLRAIFAYLKSTKPIKNVVPAPKSPAEL; encoded by the coding sequence ATGAAACGCAAAGTTCCCGTGATCATAGCGGCCATAATATTGGCTGGTTATGTTATTTCAGCCTGTGGCAGTTCGGCCCCGGCCCAACCTGCATCCCTTCAGTCTTCCGATACAGTAACAGAGAGTCCGATAGCCCGTGGCCAGTACCTGGTGACGGTGATCGGCTGTGGCGACTGTCATTCTCCCAAGGTCATGACGCCCATGGGTCCTGCGCCCGATACGGGCAGGGCGCTGAGTGGTCATCCGGCGGATATGCCGCTGGGGGCTATTGACAAGAAAGCTCTTGGTTCCTGGGTGTTGTTCAACCATATGACTACGGCTGTGGTGGGACCCTGGGGGGTGAGCTTTGCGGCCAATCTGACCTCGGACACCACGGGAATTGGGACCTGGTCGGAGAAACAGTTCTTTACCGCCATGCGGAAGGGTAAATTCAAGGGATTGGAGGGCGGTCGCCCCCTGTTACCGCCTATGCCGTGGCAGAACTACGGGGGCATGTCGGACGAGGACCTGCGGGCCATCTTTGCCTACCTGAAGAGCACCAAGCCTATCAAGAACGTGGTGCCTGCGCCTAAAAGCCCGGCGGAATTATAA
- a CDS encoding sigma-70 family RNA polymerase sigma factor yields MALSVDELLAQFREGSETAFKELYNIYFYRMYCFTKSYVNDTMVAEDIVAELFVKLWKMNKNFESKANLEAFLHIAARNAAFNHLDMYKRRSVREKELLRKMNSVAQVNAEIESEVVTRVRRAIDALSAKSKQVVLLSYFEGYSNGEIAAMMNITDKTVRNIKVLALKKIKLDIFNKDALMLASLVFVYILLGVRSLFVVWIAWLNCYGW; encoded by the coding sequence ATGGCTTTGTCTGTTGACGAATTACTTGCGCAATTCCGTGAGGGAAGTGAGACTGCTTTTAAGGAGCTGTACAATATTTACTTTTATCGGATGTATTGTTTTACGAAGTCTTATGTCAATGATACGATGGTGGCTGAGGATATTGTTGCAGAGCTGTTTGTGAAGCTTTGGAAAATGAATAAAAATTTTGAGAGCAAGGCGAACTTAGAGGCCTTTCTTCATATTGCTGCCCGGAACGCTGCCTTCAATCACCTGGATATGTATAAGCGAAGGAGCGTTCGTGAAAAGGAACTGCTGCGTAAGATGAATAGTGTCGCCCAGGTCAATGCAGAGATAGAATCGGAGGTTGTTACGCGTGTCCGCCGGGCGATAGATGCTTTGTCGGCTAAATCTAAGCAGGTGGTCCTGCTGAGTTACTTCGAAGGGTACTCAAATGGTGAAATAGCAGCGATGATGAATATTACTGATAAAACTGTCAGGAATATAAAGGTGCTGGCGTTGAAAAAAATAAAGTTGGATATTTTTAATAAGGATGCACTGATGCTGGCGTCTTTGGTATTTGTGTATATTCTGCTGGGTGTTAGATCGCTATTTGTTGTTTGGATTGCGTGGCTGAATTGTTATGGCTGGTGA